A section of the Deltaproteobacteria bacterium CG2_30_66_27 genome encodes:
- a CDS encoding recombination protein RecR: MTAVYPKPLRHLVLLLSRLPGIGEKTATRLSMFLLSMPPGFVRELGAAIAGIPESVTKCSKCFNIADEDPCAFCADPARRDDLICVVEGPTDMVPIEKSGEFRGRYHVLGGAISPIDGVMPDDLRVRELLERTSRGGVSEVILATNLTAEGEATASYLAGVLKARNIRVSRIAHGLPMGADLEYADEITVGRAMKGRREL, translated from the coding sequence GTGACCGCCGTCTATCCGAAGCCGCTGCGCCACCTCGTCCTCCTCCTCTCCCGTCTCCCCGGGATCGGGGAGAAGACCGCCACCCGCCTGTCGATGTTCCTTCTTTCGATGCCGCCCGGGTTCGTCCGCGAGCTGGGAGCGGCCATCGCCGGGATCCCGGAATCCGTGACAAAATGTTCCAAATGTTTTAACATTGCCGATGAGGACCCGTGCGCTTTCTGCGCGGACCCCGCGCGCCGGGATGACCTGATCTGCGTCGTGGAAGGTCCCACCGATATGGTCCCGATCGAGAAAAGCGGGGAGTTCAGGGGGAGGTACCACGTCCTCGGCGGGGCGATCTCGCCGATCGACGGCGTCATGCCGGACGACCTCCGGGTGCGGGAGCTCCTGGAGCGGACGTCCCGCGGCGGCGTTTCCGAGGTGATCCTGGCGACGAACCTCACGGCGGAAGGGGAGGCCACGGCGTCCTACCTCGCCGGGGTCCTCAAGGCGCGCAACATCCGCGTCAGCCGGATCGCCCACGGGCTCCCGATGGGGGCGGACCTCGAGTACGCCGACGAGATCACCGTCGGCCGGGCGATGAAGGGGCGGCGGGAATTGTGA
- a CDS encoding pyruvate synthase, with protein MAQTAKKTSGRPAQTMVVQSGNEIAATAAKQINYHIMGYYPITPSTEIAENLDAMKAEGEHGIRMVPGDGEHGAAGICFGASTGGGRVFNATSANGLLFGFEELPVQSGTRLPMVFNIVTRCVSGPLNIRGDHSDIMLAMNTGWVTLMATDAQAVYDMNLMAPKIGEDMSVRLPVMVVFDGFFTSHQKRRVEIFADDATVREFLGPFVATVTSLDPSKPVTIGPYMNDPDQINNKKQQSDALLRAEGVIEKVFAEFEALSGRHYDLVESYRMEDAEAALFILNSAAETAKEAVDALRKKGMKVGLVRPNVIRPFPIEAIRAALSNVKGLVVADRQDNFGARGGAMAIEVKAALQGMKGNATQVAARVFGTGGKEFFVEDAEAMLLEALEIVNAGTVKVPYAYFGVNPGDPSYQPPMAFAPITEAEASGLIRVETTPEGKMEVKGNILRKLTERPKRIGPGHGACPGCGIFVNMDTFLKGIEGHVVILFHTGCGMVVTTGYPYTSHKITYIHNLFQNGAATLSGVVEMFEERKKRGELPKDEKITFIMVTGDGGHDIGMGPSIGAAMRGHGMIICEYDNQGYQNTGAQLSFTVPMGQSTSTSNYGPFQHGKSTHHKDTAQIFAACHIPYVCTVAESNPRDMIRKAAKAQMYAKEGLAFVKMISICPLAWKTEERISSQIVGASVDSCFFPLYEVEHGVTTINYDPEEKGKKVPVTEWLKHMGKTKHMLKPDCKPELDKFQAEVDRRWVRLKEMHKNPLL; from the coding sequence ATGGCGCAGACGGCGAAGAAGACGAGCGGACGCCCCGCCCAGACGATGGTGGTCCAGAGCGGCAACGAGATCGCGGCGACGGCGGCAAAGCAGATCAACTACCACATCATGGGGTACTACCCCATCACCCCCTCCACCGAGATCGCGGAGAACCTCGACGCGATGAAGGCGGAAGGGGAGCACGGCATCCGGATGGTCCCCGGGGACGGCGAGCACGGCGCCGCGGGGATCTGCTTCGGCGCGAGCACCGGCGGCGGGCGGGTCTTCAACGCCACGTCGGCGAACGGGCTCCTTTTCGGCTTCGAGGAGCTCCCGGTCCAGTCGGGGACGCGGTTGCCGATGGTGTTCAACATCGTCACCCGCTGCGTGTCGGGGCCCCTCAATATCCGGGGCGACCACAGCGACATCATGCTGGCGATGAACACCGGGTGGGTCACCCTGATGGCGACCGACGCCCAGGCGGTCTACGACATGAACCTGATGGCCCCGAAGATCGGCGAGGACATGTCCGTCCGGCTGCCGGTGATGGTGGTCTTCGACGGCTTCTTCACCTCCCACCAGAAGCGACGCGTCGAGATCTTCGCGGACGACGCGACGGTGCGGGAATTCCTCGGGCCGTTCGTCGCCACGGTCACCTCGCTCGACCCGTCGAAGCCGGTCACGATCGGGCCGTACATGAACGACCCCGACCAGATCAACAACAAGAAGCAGCAGTCCGACGCGCTTCTTCGGGCCGAGGGCGTGATCGAAAAAGTCTTCGCCGAGTTCGAGGCGCTCTCCGGCCGCCACTACGACCTGGTCGAATCGTACCGGATGGAGGACGCCGAGGCGGCGCTCTTCATCCTCAACTCCGCGGCCGAGACGGCCAAGGAGGCGGTCGACGCGCTGCGGAAGAAGGGGATGAAAGTCGGCCTGGTCCGACCCAACGTGATCCGTCCGTTCCCGATCGAGGCGATCCGCGCGGCCCTTTCGAACGTCAAGGGGCTGGTGGTCGCCGACCGCCAGGACAACTTCGGCGCCCGCGGCGGCGCGATGGCGATCGAGGTGAAGGCGGCGCTGCAGGGGATGAAGGGGAACGCCACCCAGGTGGCCGCGCGGGTGTTCGGCACCGGCGGGAAGGAGTTCTTCGTCGAGGACGCCGAGGCGATGCTGCTCGAGGCGCTCGAGATCGTGAACGCAGGGACGGTGAAGGTCCCCTACGCCTACTTCGGGGTGAACCCGGGCGACCCGTCGTACCAGCCGCCGATGGCGTTCGCGCCGATCACCGAGGCGGAGGCGTCGGGGCTCATCCGGGTCGAGACCACGCCCGAGGGAAAGATGGAGGTCAAGGGAAACATCCTGCGCAAGCTGACGGAGCGGCCCAAGCGGATCGGCCCGGGCCACGGCGCCTGCCCCGGCTGCGGCATCTTCGTCAACATGGACACGTTCCTCAAGGGGATCGAGGGCCACGTGGTGATCCTCTTTCACACCGGCTGCGGGATGGTGGTCACCACCGGTTACCCGTACACGTCGCACAAGATCACCTACATCCACAACCTGTTCCAGAACGGCGCGGCGACCCTTTCCGGCGTCGTCGAGATGTTCGAGGAGCGTAAAAAGCGGGGCGAGCTCCCGAAGGACGAAAAGATCACCTTCATCATGGTGACCGGGGACGGCGGGCACGACATCGGCATGGGCCCCTCGATCGGCGCCGCGATGCGGGGGCACGGGATGATCATCTGCGAGTACGACAACCAGGGGTACCAGAACACCGGGGCCCAGCTCTCGTTCACCGTTCCGATGGGGCAGTCCACCTCCACCTCGAACTACGGCCCGTTTCAGCACGGCAAGAGCACGCACCACAAGGACACGGCGCAGATCTTCGCGGCGTGCCACATCCCGTACGTCTGCACGGTGGCCGAGAGCAACCCGCGCGACATGATCCGCAAGGCGGCCAAGGCCCAGATGTACGCGAAGGAGGGGCTCGCCTTCGTGAAGATGATCTCCATCTGCCCGCTGGCCTGGAAGACCGAGGAGCGGATCTCGTCCCAGATCGTGGGGGCCTCGGTCGATTCCTGCTTCTTCCCGCTCTACGAGGTCGAGCACGGCGTCACGACGATCAACTACGACCCGGAGGAGAAGGGGAAAAAGGTCCCCGTCACCGAGTGGCTGAAGCACATGGGGAAGACGAAGCACATGCTGAAGCCCGACTGCAAGCCCGAGCTCGACAAGTTCCAGGCCGAGGTCGACCGGCGCTGGGTGCGGCTGAAGGAGATGCACAAGAACCCGCTGCTGTAA
- a CDS encoding DNA polymerase III, subunit gamma and tau → MTYEALARKWRPKTFDEIVGQGHVTRALSNAITSGKIHHAYLFSGTRGVGKTTFARILARALNCEKGPTPTPCLTCPSCVEVGGGTDVQEIDGASNTGIDDIRSLRENAAYAPSRLRYKVYIIDEVHMLSKQAFNGLLKTLEEPPPHVVFILATTEPNKIPDTILSRVQRFDFRMLTDAEVRGRLSEMARAEGISAEEDALALMARYAFGSMRDGQSLFEQAAVSGNGAVTAALVEGMLGLVGVEAAIDLVSAAVLDGAGAALTRFASLFSRGADLKYLYLSLIDVLRDAAVLSFTGQEALLFRHSPASLDRMRELTARRVREEWMLLLDIAFRSERDVLATEFPHLGFELLLLRLANAQGLLSVEALAGESTAARPAERPVTASPAPTFSRKSAPRVAAPVPGETARSSSGLSSIAAGAAKEDPGLWDAVRRILERKKKTVLLGLLSQMRGEMRGDEFVVTCGHEMMLDRLKEKNKWGPLLSALEEAAGRAVPVRLSVSTGKKSPEPDAVASGDAGLERKALDEPVVLEILRTFEGSMLVKVQPAPPVEAPRDLTAADEDAGDPEFPEAVEEER, encoded by the coding sequence ATGACCTACGAGGCGCTCGCGAGGAAGTGGCGCCCGAAGACGTTCGACGAGATCGTCGGGCAGGGGCACGTCACCCGCGCCCTCTCCAACGCCATCACCTCGGGGAAGATCCACCACGCCTACCTGTTTTCCGGCACCCGCGGCGTCGGCAAGACCACCTTCGCCCGGATCCTCGCCCGGGCGCTCAACTGCGAGAAGGGCCCCACCCCCACGCCGTGCCTGACGTGCCCCTCGTGCGTCGAGGTCGGCGGCGGGACCGACGTCCAGGAGATCGACGGGGCCTCCAACACCGGCATCGACGACATCCGCAGCCTGCGGGAGAACGCCGCCTACGCCCCCTCCCGCCTGCGCTACAAGGTCTACATCATCGACGAGGTCCACATGCTGTCGAAGCAGGCCTTCAACGGGCTGCTGAAGACGCTCGAGGAACCGCCTCCCCACGTGGTGTTTATCCTCGCCACCACCGAGCCCAACAAAATCCCCGACACGATCCTCTCCCGCGTGCAGCGGTTCGATTTCCGCATGCTGACCGACGCCGAAGTGCGGGGCCGGCTGTCGGAAATGGCCCGCGCGGAAGGGATCTCCGCCGAGGAGGACGCCCTCGCCCTCATGGCGCGCTATGCCTTCGGATCGATGCGAGACGGGCAATCCCTCTTCGAGCAGGCGGCGGTTTCCGGCAACGGCGCCGTCACCGCGGCGCTGGTGGAAGGAATGCTCGGGCTGGTCGGGGTCGAGGCGGCGATCGACCTCGTCTCCGCGGCCGTCCTCGACGGCGCCGGAGCGGCCCTGACCCGGTTCGCCTCCCTGTTCTCCCGCGGCGCGGACCTCAAGTACCTGTACCTTTCCCTGATCGACGTCCTGCGCGACGCGGCGGTCCTCTCCTTCACCGGCCAGGAAGCGCTCCTCTTCCGCCACTCTCCCGCGTCCCTCGACCGGATGCGGGAGCTGACGGCGCGCCGCGTCCGGGAGGAATGGATGCTCCTCCTCGACATCGCCTTCCGGTCCGAGCGGGACGTGCTGGCGACCGAGTTCCCGCACCTCGGGTTCGAGCTGCTGCTGCTGCGCCTCGCCAACGCCCAGGGGCTCCTTTCCGTGGAAGCCCTCGCGGGGGAATCCACGGCGGCGCGACCGGCCGAGCGCCCCGTGACCGCGTCCCCGGCGCCGACGTTTTCCCGCAAGTCGGCCCCCCGTGTCGCCGCCCCGGTACCCGGGGAAACGGCACGCTCGTCCTCCGGCTTGTCCTCCATAGCGGCGGGAGCCGCGAAGGAGGACCCCGGCCTTTGGGACGCCGTTCGGCGGATTCTCGAGAGGAAGAAGAAGACGGTCCTGCTCGGTTTGCTCTCCCAGATGCGGGGAGAGATGCGGGGGGACGAATTCGTCGTCACCTGCGGGCACGAGATGATGCTCGACCGCTTGAAGGAGAAGAACAAGTGGGGGCCGCTCCTCTCCGCCCTCGAGGAAGCGGCCGGGCGCGCCGTGCCGGTCCGGTTGTCGGTTTCCACGGGAAAAAAAAGCCCGGAGCCTGACGCCGTAGCCTCGGGGGATGCCGGTCTCGAGCGCAAGGCGCTCGATGAGCCGGTCGTCCTCGAGATCTTGCGTACCTTCGAGGGATCGATGCTGGTCAAGGTGCAGCCCGCGCCGCCGGTCGAGGCTCCGCGGGACCTCACCGCGGCGGACGAGGACGCGGGGGATCCGGAGTTCCCGGAGGCGGTCGAGGAGGAGAGATGA
- a CDS encoding YbaB/EbfC family nucleoid-associated protein codes for MTDFKDMMRQAQEVRDRFQRLQEELGGRTVEGSAGGGMVVAAMNGRQELLSVRIEKEVVSPDDVGMLQDLVRAAVNDALARSREVAAEEMRKVTGGMLPPGIL; via the coding sequence ATGACGGACTTCAAGGACATGATGCGACAGGCGCAGGAAGTCCGCGACCGGTTCCAGCGCCTCCAGGAAGAGCTGGGGGGGCGCACCGTCGAGGGGTCGGCGGGCGGCGGGATGGTGGTGGCCGCCATGAACGGCCGCCAGGAGCTCCTCTCCGTGCGCATCGAGAAGGAAGTGGTCTCCCCCGACGACGTGGGGATGCTCCAGGACCTGGTCCGCGCGGCGGTGAACGACGCCCTCGCGCGCTCCCGGGAGGTGGCGGCCGAGGAGATGCGGAAGGTCACGGGCGGGATGCTGCCGCCGGGGATCCTGTGA